Part of the Streptomyces sp. WMMC500 genome is shown below.
CCCACAGCGGCAAGGTGCTCGGCGTCCGGGACATGTCCACGGCGGACGGCGCGGCCGTCCTGCAGTGGGCGGACAACGGGACCGCCGACCACCGGTGGACGATGGCCGACCAGGGGGACGGCACGTACGAGATCCGCAACGAGCACAGCGGAAAGCTGCTCGGCATCCAGGGCAACTCCACCGCCGCCGGCGCGTTCGCCGTCCAGGACGCGGACGACGGCACGGCCGACAACAGGTGGCGCGTCGTAAGCAACGACCAGCGAACCGGTCGGTAGTCGTCGCCCGATCAGTGCGCTTGCGCGGACATCCCCCGAAGGCCGGCCGGCGTGGTCTCCCCGCTGCGTTTGGCCGCCTGGATCTGCTCGTACACGTGGGTACGCAGCCGGGTGAACTCGGTGTCCGCGCGGGTGTGCAGTTGGTCGCGTTCGCCGGGCAGCCCGATCGGCAGTTGTTCCCGCACCACCGTCGGAGAGGAGGAGAGGATCAGCACCCGCTGGCCGAGGTACACCGCCTCGTCGATGTCGTGAGTGATGAAGAGGATCGTCACCCCGAGCTTGTGCCAGAGGTCGCGGATGAGGTCTTCCAGCTCGGCGCGGGTCTGCGCGTCGACGGCGGCGAACGGCTCGTCCATCAGCAGCACCCGCGGCTGGTAGGCGATCGCCCGGGCTATCGCGACCCGTTGCTGCATACCGCCGGACAACTGCCACGGATACGCCTTGTCCACATCGGGCAGTCCGACGGCGGCCAGCGACTCGCGGACCAGCTCCCGCCGGCGCGCCTTGGGCACCTTCGTGTGGCGCAGGGGGAGGTCGACGTTGTCGTACGCGCTCATCCAGGGCAGCAGACTGCGGCCGTACTCCTGGAAGACCACGGCCACGCCCGGCGGGGGTCCTGTCACCGGCCGGCCGTCGAGCAGAACCTCGCCCGCGGTCGGCGGCAGCAGCCCGGCCACGCACTTGAGCATGGTCGTCTTGCCGCAGCCGGAAGGTCCGACCAGACAGGCGAACTCGCCTTCGCCGAGGGTGAAGGTGAGGTCGCGTACGGCCTCCACTCGCCGGCCCTGGCCCTCGTAGACCTTCTTCAGGCCGTGCACCTCAAGCATCTGTGTCCCTTCCGGGTACGGCCGCCGGGCGGGCGGCTTCGAAGGTCATGCCGAGCGCTGTGCCCTGCGCAGGCCGTGATACCAGGCCAGGGCGCGGCGTTCGGCGAGGCGGAAGACGATCGACAGGACGACACCGAGCAGGCCGAGCACGATGATGCCGCTCCACATCTCGGGTATGGCGAAGCTCCTCTGGAACTGCACGATGCTGAAGCCGAGGCCGTTGCTGGCGGCGAACATCTCGCTGATGACCATGAGGATGATGGCGATCGACAGTGCCTGGCGCATCCCCGCGAAGATCTGCGGGCTCGCGGAGCGCAGCACCAGATGGCGGAGGCGCGCCGGGCCCGTGATGCCGTAGGACCGGGTCGCCTCGTCGGTGACGCTGTCGACGGCGCGCACGCCCTCGACCGTGTTGAGCAGGATCGGCCAGACACTCCCGGAGACGATGACGGCGATCTTCATCCCGTCGCCGATGCCGGCGAACAGCATGATCACCGGGACCATGACCGGCGGCGGGATCGCGCGCAGAAACTCCAGCGTCGGCTCGGCCAGCGCCCGAAGCCCCGGTCGGGAGCCGATGAGGAGCCCGGTGGAGATGCCGAGCAGGCAGGCGGCCAGATAGCCGGCGGTCAGCCGGAGGACACTGGGCAGGACATCGTCCCCCAGCCGCGCGCCCGTCCACTCGTCGCCGAACGCCGTCAGGATCTGTTCCAGGGGTGGGAAGTACGGGCTCTGGCTCCCGGAGCTGGCGATCCACCAGACGGTGACGAGCACCGCCGGAAGGCCGAGAAGGAAGGCCGTCTGCCGGATCAGGCGGGTCATGCCACTACCTCCCCGCGGACGGACTGGTGCCAGGCCAGCACGCGGCGTTCGACCGCCCGCGCGCCGACGTTGATGGTCACGCCCAGCAGACCGGTGACGACCACCAGGGCGTAGATGTCCGGCACTGCCTGGGAGGTCTGCGCCACCGCGATCCGGGCGCCCAGGCCGGGCGAACCGATGATCAGCTCGGCGGTGATCGACAGGGCCAGGGCCACGGCGGCGGCCAGCCGGACGCCGGTCATGACGTACGGCAGCGCCGTCGGCCACATGACGTACCGCACCCGGGCCCAGCGGCCCAGACCGTAGGACCGCGCGGTCTCGTCCGCCACCGGGTCCACGTCCTGCACCCCGTAGAGCACCTGGATGAGGACCTGCCAGAAGGCCGCGTACACCACCAGCAGCAGGGTGGAGCGGAGGTCCGTTCCGTAGAGCAGCACGGCAAGGGGGATCAGTGCCACCGAAGGGATCGGTCTCAGGAACTCGATCGTCGACGCCGTGGCTTCCCGGGCCCAGGGGACGACCGAGATGAGGACGCCGATGACGACGGCGGCGCAGACGGCGATCAGCAGGCCCGTGATCCAACTGGTCAGCGTGTCTCCGACCGCGGTCCAGAACTCCGCTTCCGTGGCCTCGTCGGCGAGCGCGGAGGCGATGCGGCTGGTCGGCGGGAGATGGTCTGCGGACACCAGACCGGCTCTGGGCAGGATCTCCAGGGCGGTGAAGAAGCCGGCGAGACCGGCCGTGCCGAGCTGCCAGGTGGACCGCCGCCGGCCGGCGGCGGGGCGGGCACCGGTGCCGGGGCCGGCCTTCGGATCAGCGGCACCGGTGTCGGTCGTTGCCGTCATGGCACCAGCTTGCCCATGTCGGGGGCCTCCGTCAGGACGCCGTCCGCCACTCCGAGCTCGGCGAGGCGCTCAAGGGAAGCCTTGTCGGGTTCTGCGGGCCACTTGGGCAGGATCATCCCGTCCAGGATCTTGCCGTCGATCTCGGTGTACGTGGTGAGGATCTGGCGGACCTCGTCGGGGTGGGCGTCGGCGTAGGCGAGCGATTCCTTCATGGCCGCGGTGAACTCGGCCACCAGTTCCGGGTTCTCCTCGGCCAGCTTCTGTGAGGTGAAGTACATGGCCAC
Proteins encoded:
- a CDS encoding ABC transporter ATP-binding protein, producing the protein MLEVHGLKKVYEGQGRRVEAVRDLTFTLGEGEFACLVGPSGCGKTTMLKCVAGLLPPTAGEVLLDGRPVTGPPPGVAVVFQEYGRSLLPWMSAYDNVDLPLRHTKVPKARRRELVRESLAAVGLPDVDKAYPWQLSGGMQQRVAIARAIAYQPRVLLMDEPFAAVDAQTRAELEDLIRDLWHKLGVTILFITHDIDEAVYLGQRVLILSSSPTVVREQLPIGLPGERDQLHTRADTEFTRLRTHVYEQIQAAKRSGETTPAGLRGMSAQAH
- a CDS encoding ABC transporter permease; its protein translation is MTATTDTGAADPKAGPGTGARPAAGRRRSTWQLGTAGLAGFFTALEILPRAGLVSADHLPPTSRIASALADEATEAEFWTAVGDTLTSWITGLLIAVCAAVVIGVLISVVPWAREATASTIEFLRPIPSVALIPLAVLLYGTDLRSTLLLVVYAAFWQVLIQVLYGVQDVDPVADETARSYGLGRWARVRYVMWPTALPYVMTGVRLAAAVALALSITAELIIGSPGLGARIAVAQTSQAVPDIYALVVVTGLLGVTINVGARAVERRVLAWHQSVRGEVVA
- a CDS encoding ABC transporter permease — its product is MTRLIRQTAFLLGLPAVLVTVWWIASSGSQSPYFPPLEQILTAFGDEWTGARLGDDVLPSVLRLTAGYLAACLLGISTGLLIGSRPGLRALAEPTLEFLRAIPPPVMVPVIMLFAGIGDGMKIAVIVSGSVWPILLNTVEGVRAVDSVTDEATRSYGITGPARLRHLVLRSASPQIFAGMRQALSIAIILMVISEMFAASNGLGFSIVQFQRSFAIPEMWSGIIVLGLLGVVLSIVFRLAERRALAWYHGLRRAQRSA